In Lotus japonicus ecotype B-129 chromosome 5, LjGifu_v1.2, one genomic interval encodes:
- the LOC130716771 gene encoding universal stress protein PHOS34-like isoform X1: MATSSDSEKKQVMVIGIDDSEHSVYAINWTLDHFFAKNPSFKLVLVHARPSATSAVGFAGPVYAGAAEVLPIVDSDLKKIAARVLENAKQICIKNNITDVVVEAVEGDPRNVLCEAVEKYHASVLVVGSHGYGALKRAVLGSVSDYCAHHAHCSVMIVKKPKTKH; the protein is encoded by the exons ATGGCGACTTCTTCAGACTCAGAGAAGAAACAGGTTATGGTGATCGGCATCGACGACAGCGAGCACAGCGTCTACGCCATCAATTGGACTCTCGACCATTTCTTCGCCAAGAACCCTTCCTTCAAGCTTGTTCTTGTTCATGCCAGACCTTCTGCTACTTCCGCTGTTGGCTTCGCTGGCCCAG TGTATGCAGGAGCTGCTGAGGTTTTGCCTATTGTCGATTCCGATTTGAAAAAGATTGCTGCTAGAGTTCTTGAAAACGCTAAGCAAATTTGCATTAAAAACAAT ATAACTGATGTCGTAGTGGAAGCGGTGGAAGGTGATCCTAGAAATGTTCTTTGCGAAGCCGTGGAGAAGTATCACGCTTCAGTGTTGGTTGTGGGTAGTCATGGTTATGGGGCTCTGAAAAG GGCGGTTTTGGGAAGTGTGAGTGACTATTGTGCTCATCATGCTCACTGCTCTGTGATGATCGTGAAGAAGCCAAAAACCAAACACTAA
- the LOC130716771 gene encoding universal stress protein PHOS34-like isoform X2, translated as MATSSDSEKKQVMVIGIDDSEHSVYAINWTLDHFFAKNPSFKLVLVHARPSATSAVGFAGPGAAEVLPIVDSDLKKIAARVLENAKQICIKNNITDVVVEAVEGDPRNVLCEAVEKYHASVLVVGSHGYGALKRAVLGSVSDYCAHHAHCSVMIVKKPKTKH; from the exons ATGGCGACTTCTTCAGACTCAGAGAAGAAACAGGTTATGGTGATCGGCATCGACGACAGCGAGCACAGCGTCTACGCCATCAATTGGACTCTCGACCATTTCTTCGCCAAGAACCCTTCCTTCAAGCTTGTTCTTGTTCATGCCAGACCTTCTGCTACTTCCGCTGTTGGCTTCGCTGGCCCAG GAGCTGCTGAGGTTTTGCCTATTGTCGATTCCGATTTGAAAAAGATTGCTGCTAGAGTTCTTGAAAACGCTAAGCAAATTTGCATTAAAAACAAT ATAACTGATGTCGTAGTGGAAGCGGTGGAAGGTGATCCTAGAAATGTTCTTTGCGAAGCCGTGGAGAAGTATCACGCTTCAGTGTTGGTTGTGGGTAGTCATGGTTATGGGGCTCTGAAAAG GGCGGTTTTGGGAAGTGTGAGTGACTATTGTGCTCATCATGCTCACTGCTCTGTGATGATCGTGAAGAAGCCAAAAACCAAACACTAA